The Primulina tabacum isolate GXHZ01 chromosome 1, ASM2559414v2, whole genome shotgun sequence genome contains the following window.
ttcattttcttcctttttttttttttcattcaacgagcacatctcctctaaaaatttccagcatatatttagtaagttttctttgaagaattgAGCTAAGTTCGTCCCAGATCGTCTCCCGtatcatctccgcttcggtatcgtcgtttcggtatttttaaatatcaaaaggcacgtatattctgttcttgatgcatcgatcttgtcatatgatgcgttgtgttgttatttatgcaaaaattatatgtgtgatgcgtagaagtttgagcaatcacgTCTAGATCAAGTTTGAAACAATTTTGGATCACCAAATTCACGTTTTCGCTGTTCTGtaaaatactgcgatttttcggtattgattttgagaaaactttcaacgtaaaaatcgtagaaatttttgatgccttcgatttgatataaaattcgagttatttggattaaaaacgagtgagttatggtgtttttagtatgactgctaTTTTTAGATCCGAAAACTCATGTTTCGCTGTTCTTtcgaaaactgcgatttttcggtacatattttgagaaaacttttaattacaaaaatgtatatattttcgatacgttcgatttgatataaaattcgagttatttggattaaaaacgagtgagttatggaatttttagtatgactgctcaaatcgtgtttcaagaaagttatgaattttaatatgttcttgaagtttttatgttgcaggctttgttggggatcgacgggtgatcgttgctgcatataagaaagttagtaatgatgtttagagtatttttgaggttttgaTTCATGTCGTTAAGAGCTTGAATTATTAAGATGTCgtaagaaataaactttaatataaatgacaaTATTTTGGGTCGTATGAATTGTAGGGtgattataaaagtttagttcaTTGTTATGGTGTCCTAGAATGGTCTCATAGTGATGAATCTTGATGCCTTATGtgttaattgggagaatagacatgtcgcaaaattttcataaaataattcgtCGAACAGAgcggacacggacccggacacggAGGTAGGCACGGTGTCCGTGCCTTCTTATTTCATCACAACAATTTTTAAGCGCACGGACACGGACCATGATACGGACCTAgggacggggtccgtgtaccttcaGATTTTaggtatattcttttattatttaaggttTGATTTGAGGTTTTATACCATGGTTTAATATGATGTTTTACAGGGTTATGTCATGGGAAATTATAGAATGTTCTAAGAATTTATTTAGCTTGGGATTAAGCATGACATTTACGTTTAAGTTGTACAAGTTAAGTTTATGTATTCatattagtatgttgcagcaacgacccgattgacatccaacgaatccctcaatgcaaagtaagtatgtatgacgtgcaaagaaaatatttgaagtttttgaggtatgctaaatgtcttgtgaccaaaagtgaatgggtttggaagtcggtgaacgtggccgaggacctctccaccccgttaaattatgaacgggtttgaagttaagattggaaagcgttaaattatgaacggggaccaatccgcccgttaaattatgaacgggttagatcgtggaagcgttaaattatgaacgtggatcaactggcctgttaaattatgaacagggatctcatgtatgtggcagtggatacgtccctgtcagcccagtactgtggtttgtctgatcaggcatttattatgttatgggtcacttgctttgaaacatcctctacgcaaaatgatgaagttaagtatgttgaagtatgaaagcatgtttaaagaaaagtttatgtgatggcacgtcatattatgtatgcatgtatgttcaaagtttatgCAAAGCTCAAGTTCATGAAAGTTCAAgttattatgcaagttcaagtttcaaaatatgtatgttcaagttcaaagaagtttatgagagttcaaagttattatgaaagtttaagtttcaagtatatatgttatattttgaagttgtatgtggttttattatgtaatactcgttattcccagtttatacgtgttgagtctttagactcactagacttgaacgatgcaggtgagtacgtTGAGGAGGAGACaagaggtggcgaccaaggggcaggcttggactgagcggaaggctaaacccgaggaccactatgtttatgttttatgaaaactttaaaatattatgtttttatgttggatgtgagattatttgaaataagtactttgttggaaaatattagttaggaatgttgattttaatattattaagttaaatgacaagtgacgaccgtatgaaattttatgtttaagaaaatttttaatttttccgcaaattttgaagtagtaaaagtacgatacgttacacaaatattttaaatcatataaaaattcaattgtTCTGTTTCGATTGTTCTCTTACTatgcattttttaaaaaaaaaaaatttactatgagattatattatatatgtatatataattattgGTTTGTGGTGATAATATTTTAATCCAATAAAATAACTTTCCCACCCTAATGCAAATTATTTATTAGAAGGAACTGGACAATAATTTCACTGGTGAGTCCAAATTGCATTTGGATAGGTTCGAAAGGGTTCTGTTTGACGAAACGTCAAAGCATTTTCTTATTAATAAAgcttaaacaaaataataattaacaaCTAAGTTAAAACTCCACtctgtgtgtatatatatatctctgtgtgtgtgtgtggatgGACCGATGGATATAccataatttatatataaaaaaaattggcttTGAGAGGAGAGAGTTTGTTATAATTATTTCaaacttgaaattttgataCTCATTACGTTTAAAATAAAAGTGAAAGTGACTGGGGGAAAAATGTAAAGTACTTCaattcaatttttatatataaaaatattgcttTTTTGCATGTACAAACTGCATAGCGTGAGATTATAGGATAACTGCTTCACTCTTTAATTGAGTCGTGTCAAAAATTATTAatagttaaaattttaaattgtatAATAAGCACAAAAATACAAATAATCAATTTgctgtgaaaaagtaaaaatttgtgataaaaagtaaaaatctcaaactctcaaaatttaccaaactacacactttataatatttttctctctactcaattgtatcaaatctttacaaatgaagacctatttataggatttctttggaaaacaatccaaaaataatttcatcattacatacaccatcacacactaattttcaacattcaacatctaattttacctaattttcaacattcaacattataattttcaacacaaatatttttcatattttcaacactcccctttgtgatgatgatcattatacgatgatgtcttcattacgtgattttgtactgcctcgttaaaaaccttactaggaaaaacccattgggataaaaaccatagtaagggaaaaatagtgcagtcacgtaaactccccctcatgttgacatgaacaattcttcacaaatttcgtagattgcgcatctcaatattatatatgtgctttctgaatattgtcgtaggaagtgcctttgtgaatagatctgatgagttttcacttgattgaatgtgacgagcatcaatacatttattcttctctagctctttggtgaatgcgaagaacttaggaggaatatgtttagttctgtcgctttttatgtatccctctttcatttgagcaacacatgtagcattatcttcatatagtatcacaggcttctcgtcgaatgataatccgcatgagatttggatatgttgggtcattgattttaaccacacacattcacggcttgcttcatgtagtgcaataatctcggcatgatttgatgaagttgttacgagtgtttgtttctgtgaacgccaagaaattgcaatgcctccacgagtaaatacatatccagtttgggaacgtgccttgtgtggatcagataagtatccagcatcggcataaccaattatacttggattagcatcttttgaatacaaaagtcccaagtctgtcgttcctcgtagataacggaatatatgtttaattccgttccagtgtctctttgtttgatatgtgctaaatcttgccaacaaatttacggcaaaagatatatcaggccttgtacaatttgtaagatacataaaggcaccgatagcacttagatatggtacttctggaccaagaatatcttcatcatcttcacatggacggaatggatccttttctatgtttaatgatctaacaaccattggagtacttaaaggatttgatttatccatattaaaacgtttaaggatcttttctgtataatttgtctggtgaacaaatattccacattctttttgttcaatttgtaaaccgagacaatacttggtttttccaagatccttcatttcaaattattcctttaagtatgacacaacttcttgaatttccttattcgttccaatgatgtttaaaccatcaacatatacagcaataattacgcatccggatgttgttttcttaatgaaaacacaatggcatattgaataatttacaTAAATCTTGGTGTGACCACAATCTATTGCCCTACTCAATTCAATGCTCCTTCAAGAACTAATGTCATTTTCGGTGTGATCACGTGCACTTCAATGCTAGACATGTTAGGTATTCATGATATAGTCTCGAGCTcgagtaaattcaccagcattatcaagtataattttcttgattgtataatcgggaaattgattcctcaattttattatttgagcaagtaatcttgcaaaatgcaacatttcgagttgacaataaacatacatgtgaccatctgctggaggcatcaatcaataccataaagtatctgaatggtccacatggtggatggattggtccacaaatatcaccctgaatacgttcaagaaacattggtgattcagtttggattttggttgGTGATGatcttataataatttttccaagagaacatgctttacattgaaatttattattctgaaaaatcttctggtctttcagcggatgactatgtgtattttctataattcttcgcatcattgttgaaccaggatatcctaatcgatcatgccaattggttaatattgaagaattatcaactaccatgtttgattcaatgggacttctatgtgtataatgcaatccagtagggagcattgatagtttttcaatcacatatttctttcctgatttatatgtgataagacacatatacttctcattcccttcattcaatgtttgagtatcataaccatgggaatatatatcattaaaactcaacaaatttcttttcgattgtggtgaatataaagcatcattgatcaaaaattttgtaccattaggtaacaaaaattgtgctttaccacatactttaatcaagtctacaggacctgatattgtattcaccgttgtttttgttggttttagttccaagaaatatcttttatctcggaggatagtgtgcattgtaccactatcgagtatgcaaacttcagctttactcatagcatttttcatatttgaacttcaaaaaaaaatatgcaatgaaataaaattactgacaatacatatgtaaatataacacatacCGAAAAtgtttcggtataccgacattttttcggtataccgaacttaaattttaaaaaaaataataataaaaaattattttcggtattatgataccgtaccgaaatgttcggtataccgattttttcgataagttcggtattttttcggtacggtatttcggtatttcggtattttttcccacccctatcctggagtgccgcatctgaaacaagaactttcaaatattttcgagtgattttcattaacactcatattctcatgatgccttttctgtggatggttcgtgacgcccttttgagatgagttataaaaataactatctctattgttttcaaaaccacggcctcgaccacgaccacaaCCAATTCCAcctccacgaccacgacctcgacctcgacctcgacctcgacctcgacctcgacctcgacctcgacctcgaccaaaaccttgtctctagatttgattttggtttccaggtttaaattcctttttactcacagcatttacttctggaaatgctgttgatccagtgggtcgggactgatgatttctcattaatagctcattgttcttttccgccacaagaagacaggcgatgagttcagaatatctcgcaaatccacgcactctatattgttgctgtaaagttatatttgatgcgtgaaacgtggaaaatgttttttcaagcatttccgattctgtaacctcatgtccacaaaattttagctgcgagattattcgatacatcgctgaattataatcactgactttcttaaattcttggaatcttaacatattccattcatcacgggcgttcggaagtataacttcccttatatgttcaaatctttctttcaatcatttccacagagccatgtgatctttttcgatgagatattcacattttaaaccttcatcgagaCGTCggcgcaaaaatattatagcttttgttttttcttgtgatgaagatataccattttctttaatggtctcgcttagaccaatgactcaagatgcatttctacatcgagagctccatggcatataattttttcccgtgatgtcgagcgcaacaaattcgagctttgtcaaatttgacatggtggtactaaaaaattacgatgcattttattagttaatgaatattgcaaaacaaattaatggataaacaacaagtacaagcatttgtaaaaataaagaaaacacacgaggaggatattctccgataaataaaaaactcgtgagtatgataaccaaaataattaaaaataaccttgaaaaagccatcttcttttttcttcgaaaatttgatgaagaataatttttagaataggagaaagttggagtgattgaaagagtttgcgagatcatatttatagggcaaaaactagccgttttgttatcgtttatgaccgttgatgtacaaaaaaataaatgtatgtatttgtataattctatggtaataatatggtgtatataatattagtcatgtttaaataattatgtatatcatatcacattattataatgaagtatcataagttattttgtttaaaaccttataggcttttatacttgtcgtatcccttaccgggagtgtgggatgtcgtcttaacatcctcccaagatttataacaagtttttgaaaaatttatttttattattttaataataacattatattatatattaaatatatacacaataaataaataacagtaaaataaatattattatttttgttacctttttcttctgtttggagcttggaaaagtatggaggacttttagagcttcgtgctgataacgtgttgtgaaaagtaaaaatttatggtaaaaagtaaaaatctcaaactctcaaaatttaccaaactacacactttataatatttttctctctactcaattgtatcaaatctttacaaatgaagacctatttataggatttctttggaaaacaatccaaaaacaatttcatcattacatacatcttcacacactaattttcaatattcaacacctaattttacctaattttcaacattcaacattataattttcaacacaaatatttttcatattttcaacacaATTAACCAATGTTCATCTAAGAATTATTTCACTAATTAGTGCTTAATAATATATAGTAATTACCCGATTACCGTGTATGTTAAGCcagttttattattttcaattattgaaTCATTCGGCCACCCTTTTTAATGCCACATTTAAGTTACATAGCATTATATGATTATGAAGGCTCATTTTTTCAGTTCATTGGATTTATTAATTAAGAATTAATGGTATTTATTATGTCATTATTAGTCTCAATTATatatgtttcttttctttcagtattccaaatatataTTTCAGTTTCTTTATTTAGTagcatttttattgtttttttttttttacaaatacacctacaatatttttttgaatgaattaaataaatataaattatgaaatttgTTTCTAATCTTTAattttccaataattttttCAATCTGTGTGTgaacacatgcatttatttttCAAGATAGTCCAAACTTTttctatttatgaaaatttaaatatatcaaattCTAGGAATAAGATGTTTTGGGTAAAGATACGACATGTacctttaaaaataactttaattttataaatgaaagcttGAGGTGTCGGTTCCAAAGATCTAACGTACGTCCATCAGCGCACTGAAATCTGAATTGGCCAGCCCCAATTTCCAGTACTTCGTATTACACTAAGCAACAACCGCCATTAAAGAACCTTCAACCACCAGCTTTCTATCTCCAAGTTCCTTTCGTCACTGATCACAGTCAAATACCACTTGTTTCAAGTTCCCTTCAGCTGTTTTGGAACTATTCATAGACTATATACACAGGCTCGGACAAATCTTTGGGCGTATACAGGGGATGGTGACGCATTGATTCAGAATTCAAGGTGGTGGCAACCCGAGTTTCATCGCTAACAGACGAAATTCACCGCGATGACGCGTGTTTTGGAGGATTGGGCTTAAATTCAGTGGCTTTTATTGGTTTATAATGGTGTCCTCGGaggtctcccagctccataatcTCTCCATGGCCAAGTATAATGCTCGGAGCAGGGCCGTTTCGTTTCTTTCCGATACATTTCTCATGGTTGGCGCTTCCATGGTGGCTTTCTTAACCATCTGGGCACTGTGGTCTCTCTTCAGCCCGAATGCAAAGCAGACTCCGGCTTTCTCTGCTGAGTTAGACGCTTCACACACCTCCACTGCTGCCTCTTCCGTGAGCTGCGTCGATTATGTTTCGGGACCTAACTTCCGCCATGATCCACCGGATCAGAACTTCTACGATGATCCTACAATAAGATATACAATAGACTCGCCGCCGGTTAAGAACTGGGACGAGAAGAGAATAGAGTGGCTGAAGCAGCACCCCACGTTCGCCGCCGGAGTGCAGAACCGGATTCTGATGGTGACTGGGTCACAAGCGACGCCGTGTAAGAATCCCATTGGAGATTATTTACTCCTGAAACTCTTCAAGAACAAGGTGGATTACTGCAGGCGGCACGGCATCGACATTTTCTACAATAACGTGCTGTTCCAGCCGAAGATGTTCTCTTTCTGGGCCAAAACCCCCACCATCAAAGCCGTAATGCTCGCCCATCCCGAAGCCGAATGGATCTGGTGGGTCGATTCAGATGCCGCCATAACAGACATGGACTTCAAACTCCCATTAGAAAGATACAAGGACCATAACTTCGTACTCCACGGCTGGCTCAATTTAATCTACGAGACGAAGAGCTGGACCAGCATCAACGCGGGTGTGTTCCTCATAAGAAATTGCCAATGGTCGATGGATTTCATGGATGTCTGGGCCAGCATGGGTCCACAATCACCTGAATACGATAAATGGGGCGAAACCCTGAGCACTCTTTTCAAAGACAAGATTTTTCGAGAATCCGATGATCAATCCGGCTTAGTTTACTTGCTAttgaaagaaaaagagaaatgGGGAGGCAAAATCTACGTCGAGGATGAATATTACTTCGAAGGGTATTGGATGGAGACTCTTGGCACATTTGAGAATATCACAGAAAAGTATATACAAATCGAGAAGGAGTCGCCATTGTTGAGGAGGAGACACGCGGAGAAAGTGAGCGAAGTCTATGCTACTGTGTGGGAGGAGTATCTCAAGGGAACTGGATATGGAAGAGGAAGTTGGAGAAGGCCGTTCATCACTCATTTCACAGGATGTCAGCCGTGCAGTGGGAATCATAACCAGATGTATTCTGGGCAGACTTGCGTTGATGCAATGCAGAAAGCTCTGTTGTTTGCAGATAATCAGGTGCTGAGGAATTATGGGTTTGTGCATTTGGATTTGTTGGATCCCTCGGCGGTGAATCCTCTGCCATTTGATTACCCTGCTTGAGCTAGTGGAAAATCTACCAGTTTGTttgatttttcttcttttttttcctctCGGGggaaaatgatatatgatttcgTTTGAGAAATAAGAATATACGTACATATATACATGTGTTTGTTACATTTTATTTGTCATTTTCTCGTGCTGAttgcatatatatatttcattgaaTTTATATGTAAAGATCTGGACACACAGGTCAGATCGCTTAACCACCTGCTAGTATCGAACTATATCCAATTTCATGAACAAGTGCTAGCATATGTGTAGAACCATTTAACACAAAGGCGCAAGTATCTGAAGTTCAGGTATAAATTTAATTCGTGATAATTTTGAGTTcatcttctatcagttgagtaCTTGTATTAATAAATGTGGTGGAtgattttttgaaatgatataaTTCTTGCGGATAGGTTATTTTGTATTTATAATCGATATAGCTCTAATATTGGGAGTGAACcaagtattttatttttttgccaATTATGATCATTTTCCACAAACATAATTATACAACATTTTTTCAATTACATGGGGTGAGGTTTTTCGATATCACTTAAAATCAAATCCAAGTCTCCCAATAGATATTACTTCAAATCAAATCCAAGCATTTTCCATATTCAGAGATGTTTATGTTATTGCAACATGAGCCCAATGGCTATACTAACATTCTCATTATTGGAATCTTTGGTGCTATATTGTATGGCTGCGTTTGGTTAATGAGATTAAGTAGGATAGATTATTTTATCACACTTTATCCAacgtttggtatgatttttatttaaccaactcAATCCCTTCTATAACTGATTAGATTGAACCACCTCGGCCGCCGGACCGCCGTCGTACTCGTCGTTGCACAGCCGTCGCCGTACCACCGCCGGACACCGTCGCACCGCCGTCGCCGTACCACCGCCGGACCGTCGCCGCCACCTCGGCCGCCAGATCGGCCGCCGACCATCTCTGCCGCCGAACCACTGTCGAAATGTCGCAATGCCGCCGCCGGAGTGGAAGAAGACAGGGCAATtttgtcttttaaaaaaaaattcaaaattatcctacacttaaaaatcttaccaaacagaaTACTATTTTACACCATATGTTATATTTCTACgacaatcattttttttattatttacatACTAAttattagtttattttatcctcCAACCAAACGCAACGTGATTGGAATTTGGCAGATAAATAAAGTTCATGCACTATCTCAACAAACTTCCCAACCCAACATTTGAGTCAATGATAGTGTTCCCTATGGTGAATTCAATGTGGCCACCCGTGTGTCTGGTGggattaaacaaatttaaaccACCATTGTGACGTGAATTAAATTATCAGATTCATATCAGACACTTGGCTCTTCCGTAGACATGTTCTATACGAGCATGGTGCCTTCCAGATACTGAAAGGCACATATTTTGAAACAAAAAATTGAATATAAGCGAGAGCGAAATGCAAGATCTTCAAACTTAGAGCATTCATTCACCCCCCTTCACAGACAAGCACAAAACCAAGCATCTCAAAGATACAGACAATTTGATATTGATACAGATGGAAAATTATTGAAAACCATAAAATTCAAGAGAGAAATCTACCGATAACGATCCTGGTATCAGAGTATTCAATTCTTTGAGCACCTTAATTTACAAAAATCGACCACATTGCTTTAATTCAAGCTACATCATCATTTCAGAATGATGACATGAATGTCCCAGGCCAAATTATGATGTCGGATCAGAATATACCACAACAATAGTCGGTTTTGCGCCAATTAACGGTTATTATGAAACCATGGCATTGGGTTCATTGACATCTCCCTCTGCTGCTGGCACCTCACTGAACATGTATTGACTTTGATATTCCATTAAATATTGAGTCGACCTCTTGACATCAAAAAATAGCTCGTATACTCTGCTAATGTCTTCAATTTCTACAAGCTTTCCCTTCCGTTTTAGGCAGGCCAACGCAGAGGAAGTGATTAGGTTAATAGCATATCTCAAAGAAGTATTCTCTCCAATTTTCGTCAACAAAACCTTAGCATCTTCAGACATTTCTACATCTTCCTCTTGGCAACGGATGTCCAAAATTTTT
Protein-coding sequences here:
- the LOC142506492 gene encoding glycosyltransferase 6-like, with protein sequence MVSSEVSQLHNLSMAKYNARSRAVSFLSDTFLMVGASMVAFLTIWALWSLFSPNAKQTPAFSAELDASHTSTAASSVSCVDYVSGPNFRHDPPDQNFYDDPTIRYTIDSPPVKNWDEKRIEWLKQHPTFAAGVQNRILMVTGSQATPCKNPIGDYLLLKLFKNKVDYCRRHGIDIFYNNVLFQPKMFSFWAKTPTIKAVMLAHPEAEWIWWVDSDAAITDMDFKLPLERYKDHNFVLHGWLNLIYETKSWTSINAGVFLIRNCQWSMDFMDVWASMGPQSPEYDKWGETLSTLFKDKIFRESDDQSGLVYLLLKEKEKWGGKIYVEDEYYFEGYWMETLGTFENITEKYIQIEKESPLLRRRHAEKVSEVYATVWEEYLKGTGYGRGSWRRPFITHFTGCQPCSGNHNQMYSGQTCVDAMQKALLFADNQVLRNYGFVHLDLLDPSAVNPLPFDYPA